In one Candidatus Bathyarchaeota archaeon genomic region, the following are encoded:
- a CDS encoding ABC transporter permease, producing MTFSQELFKVYYFMKRDMISFSTYKTNMILMFLSAVFGALSYAFLGSNAQMQSVLEIYNMPLTTYLIIGIAFNTYLSQSLTLVQKTINPWSLEEVLVSPTGLATFIVGSSLWGFIWSTGTIIIYLAIGVLAFGVVLSINILGTLLVVALGIGTFIGFSMIGAGILILTKQGDPVTTLITIATSLFGNVLFPPQVMPVPLQVISYFVPQYYFFTAIRQVLTGASLLTILPTFVILVAMCLIILPVGYYVYSWCLRTARRNGTLSWF from the coding sequence GTGACGTTTTCTCAGGAACTGTTCAAGGTCTACTATTTTATGAAGCGGGACATGATCTCGTTCTCAACTTACAAGACGAATATGATACTGATGTTTTTGAGTGCTGTCTTTGGAGCCTTGTCTTACGCGTTTTTGGGTTCTAATGCGCAGATGCAAAGCGTGCTTGAAATTTACAATATGCCTCTGACGACTTACCTGATAATCGGCATCGCCTTCAACACGTACCTGTCGCAAAGCCTCACCTTGGTTCAGAAAACCATCAATCCGTGGTCGCTGGAAGAAGTCCTTGTGTCACCCACGGGTCTAGCCACGTTTATTGTAGGTAGTAGTTTGTGGGGTTTTATCTGGAGCACAGGAACTATCATCATCTACTTAGCCATAGGCGTTCTCGCTTTCGGCGTCGTGTTAAGCATTAACATTTTGGGAACATTACTGGTTGTCGCTTTGGGCATCGGAACCTTCATCGGGTTTAGCATGATAGGCGCAGGTATCCTCATCTTAACTAAGCAAGGCGACCCCGTGACGACCCTGATAACTATAGCTACAAGCCTTTTTGGGAACGTACTCTTTCCGCCCCAAGTTATGCCCGTTCCGTTGCAGGTGATTTCATACTTTGTGCCCCAATACTACTTCTTCACCGCCATACGACAAGTTCTCACAGGAGCATCCCTTCTGACAATTCTTCCAACCTTTGTAATTTTGGTTGCCATGTGTTTGATAATTCTGCCTGTAGGCTACTACGTTTACTCTTGGTGTCTGCGAACTGCGCGGAGAAACGGGACTTTATCTTGGTTCTAA
- a CDS encoding ABC transporter ATP-binding protein: protein MTSTEKYAIIAENLTKTYKSKIKIRNEKSFFSGKETRIVTAVNQLDLKIEKGELFGLLGPNGAGKTTLVKMLCTLLPPDGGVAYVNGFNVATQQMQVKRSIGTLFSVGERGFFWRLSGYSNLEFFAAINNVPKNRIQERILEVLELVGLQDSAFELFQRYSGGMKRKLALARTLLADPPILLLDEPTTGLDINSSRAIREFIKNDLAKRTGKTVLYTTHYIEEVAQMCDRVGIMKKGKIIALDTPDALRDKVKKGEVADATVKNMSSTQISTLRAMEGVVSLNAEVQDAVLEQTRLRIRLEDVDSLPRVLDFFFKEKIKLINFKQEEPTLEDAFIELTRAGAEK, encoded by the coding sequence TTGACGTCTACAGAAAAGTATGCGATAATTGCAGAGAACTTGACCAAAACGTACAAGTCAAAAATTAAAATTCGAAATGAAAAATCTTTTTTCAGCGGCAAAGAAACACGAATTGTAACTGCAGTTAATCAGTTGGACCTTAAAATCGAGAAGGGCGAACTTTTCGGTTTGCTTGGACCTAACGGGGCGGGCAAAACCACGCTGGTTAAGATGTTGTGCACATTGCTTCCGCCTGACGGGGGAGTGGCGTATGTGAACGGTTTTAATGTGGCAACGCAGCAGATGCAGGTTAAACGTTCCATCGGCACTCTCTTCAGCGTGGGAGAACGCGGGTTTTTCTGGAGACTTAGCGGCTACAGCAACTTGGAATTCTTCGCTGCCATTAACAACGTGCCCAAAAACAGAATACAGGAGAGGATTCTGGAGGTACTTGAGCTTGTGGGCTTACAAGACAGCGCGTTTGAGCTTTTTCAGAGGTACTCGGGTGGCATGAAACGAAAGCTTGCTTTGGCACGGACACTTCTTGCTGACCCACCTATCCTGCTGTTGGATGAGCCCACAACGGGTTTAGACATAAATTCTTCTAGAGCCATCAGGGAATTCATAAAAAACGATTTGGCAAAGAGAACGGGCAAAACGGTGCTTTACACTACGCACTATATTGAAGAAGTTGCGCAGATGTGTGACCGCGTAGGCATCATGAAAAAAGGAAAAATCATCGCTTTAGACACGCCTGACGCGCTCAGGGACAAGGTGAAGAAAGGCGAAGTTGCTGACGCAACCGTAAAAAACATGTCCAGCACTCAAATCAGCACGCTAAGAGCTATGGAGGGCGTGGTAAGCCTCAATGCTGAAGTACAAGACGCTGTACTTGAACAAACTCGCCTACGGATACGATTGGAGGATGTGGATTCGCTGCCGAGGGTTTTGGACTTCTTTTTCAAAGAGAAAATTAAACTCATCAACTTCAAGCAGGAAGAACCCACTTTGGAAGATGCCTTCATAGAATTGACCCGTGCAGGTGCTGAGAAGTGA
- a CDS encoding PDC sensor domain-containing protein encodes MRKAQIIALLLTVALVTSVALNFYQYTQNASLKSQNDAATTRLEMSSLLTQTQLQVNEELKNLDDTLTEACNQLSTTDLQGTQTRQILSELAAGNSLIVNAATCDDKDILLAVEPSQYSDIEGEDISSQEQNIQMHQTLRPAMSDMILLVEGFYGVVIVAPIFDADEAFVGSLSIVIQPSQLIKKIVEPATVYKPFSFFAMQTDGRMIYDADPKQEGKMTFSDPAYQDFPELLALAQKVSAENDGYGTYTYHPTLESEEIVQKEVYWATLGIYRAQWRLVILHTLNT; translated from the coding sequence ATGAGAAAGGCACAGATAATTGCGTTACTTTTGACCGTAGCATTAGTTACATCCGTGGCGCTTAACTTTTACCAGTACACGCAAAATGCATCTCTCAAAAGCCAAAACGACGCCGCCACCACGCGGCTGGAAATGTCTTCGTTGCTAACCCAAACGCAACTTCAGGTAAATGAGGAACTCAAAAACCTCGACGATACCCTCACGGAAGCCTGCAATCAGCTCTCCACAACAGATTTGCAAGGCACCCAAACCCGACAAATACTCAGCGAATTAGCCGCAGGTAACTCTTTGATTGTAAATGCAGCAACCTGCGACGACAAAGACATACTTTTGGCTGTTGAACCCAGCCAGTATAGTGACATCGAAGGCGAAGACATCAGCAGTCAAGAACAGAACATCCAGATGCACCAGACCCTGCGTCCTGCAATGAGTGACATGATACTCTTAGTGGAAGGCTTCTACGGAGTTGTCATAGTGGCGCCAATATTTGACGCCGACGAGGCATTCGTGGGCTCCTTAAGTATCGTTATTCAACCCAGCCAACTGATAAAAAAAATTGTTGAACCCGCTACCGTATATAAGCCGTTTTCCTTCTTTGCCATGCAGACCGACGGGCGAATGATATACGACGCAGACCCCAAGCAAGAAGGGAAAATGACTTTTTCTGACCCCGCCTACCAAGATTTTCCTGAGCTATTAGCCTTAGCACAGAAAGTCTCAGCGGAAAACGATGGATACGGAACCTACACGTATCACCCAACTTTGGAGTCAGAGGAAATTGTCCAAAAGGAGGTTTATTGGGCAACCTTAGGCATTTACAGGGCACAGTGGCGGCTGGTCATATTACACACCTTGAATACGTAA
- a CDS encoding MBL fold metallo-hydrolase — protein MFFKQIKHHGDNFSYIFADEPTQEAAVVDASFNADELQRLLKAHNLRLKYIFCTHGHSDHTAGNNTLRSALGGQIVAHKLFRGITDVRVKGDAVFNVGDVEVKVIYTPGHTPDGICLLVNDEKLLTGDTLFIGECGRTDLPGGDSRLLYDSLFNKLMKLADIVEVYPGHDYGVKSSSTIGEERRTNYVLKPRSEAEFVEFMRQP, from the coding sequence ATGTTTTTCAAACAAATCAAACATCACGGCGACAACTTCAGCTACATCTTCGCAGACGAACCCACACAGGAAGCGGCAGTTGTGGACGCCAGCTTCAACGCCGACGAACTCCAACGCCTACTCAAAGCCCACAACTTACGGCTGAAGTACATTTTTTGTACCCATGGGCACTCAGACCACACCGCGGGAAACAACACACTACGTTCTGCTTTGGGAGGGCAAATTGTGGCTCACAAGCTTTTTCGTGGCATCACAGATGTCAGAGTAAAAGGTGACGCTGTTTTTAATGTCGGTGATGTTGAGGTCAAAGTAATCTATACACCTGGACATACCCCCGACGGCATCTGCCTGCTCGTTAACGACGAAAAGCTACTCACTGGCGACACGCTGTTTATTGGAGAATGCGGGAGAACCGACCTGCCCGGCGGTGATTCACGGCTACTCTATGACAGCCTCTTCAACAAGCTGATGAAACTGGCTGACATAGTGGAGGTTTATCCTGGACACGATTACGGAGTAAAATCAAGCTCAACAATTGGTGAAGAGCGGCGGACAAACTATGTGTTGAAGCCGCGAAGCGAGGCAGAGTTCGTTGAGTTCATGCGGCAGCCATAA
- a CDS encoding nucleotidyltransferase family protein yields MELEVENLPKGLRRRGLKGKLKTVCQKNDITFLAVFGSFVRGEQNMESDVDVAIEFDPLKRKSLLDLIRVEDELSKLFKRKVDLGIFSSLSPYVAEDVKKEMRVIYEKR; encoded by the coding sequence ATGGAGCTTGAAGTTGAAAATTTGCCCAAGGGCTTGCGACGAAGAGGTTTAAAGGGAAAACTGAAGACGGTATGCCAAAAAAATGACATAACCTTTTTGGCAGTTTTCGGGTCGTTTGTCAGAGGCGAACAGAACATGGAAAGTGATGTTGATGTGGCAATCGAGTTCGACCCACTTAAGCGCAAGAGTCTTCTTGATTTGATTCGTGTAGAAGATGAGTTAAGTAAGTTGTTTAAGAGAAAAGTTGATTTGGGAATTTTCAGCAGCTTAAGTCCCTATGTCGCTGAAGATGTAAAGAAGGAGATGCGTGTTATCTATGAAAAAAGATGA
- a CDS encoding DUF86 domain-containing protein gives MKKDDAYLAHILQAIFNIENFIGGLTEKEFFENIEKQYAVLRALEIIGEATKNLSPELKMNNLGVDWKSIAGMRDKLIHAYFGINLPLVWETVKKDLPQLKTQVEELLEQA, from the coding sequence ATGAAAAAAGATGATGCGTATCTGGCACACATTTTACAAGCTATATTTAATATAGAAAACTTCATTGGCGGTTTGACTGAAAAAGAGTTTTTTGAGAATATAGAGAAGCAGTATGCTGTTTTAAGAGCTCTAGAGATAATTGGCGAAGCAACCAAAAATTTGAGCCCAGAACTGAAAATGAATAATCTTGGCGTTGACTGGAAGAGTATAGCCGGTATGCGTGATAAACTAATTCATGCTTATTTCGGAATAAATTTGCCCCTAGTTTGGGAAACGGTCAAAAAAGACCTCCCGCAACTCAAAACTCAGGTTGAAGAACTATTAGAACAAGCATAA
- a CDS encoding WD40 repeat domain-containing protein, whose amino-acid sequence MRLLKIAPLVALFFLITAPIACAQQTDQTIVASPTAQNLNAITPGGMYNMSLAWAVGDDGTIIHWDGDQTWELSTSPTTANLYSVSMSDPLDAWAVGGESDGTGVIIRWNGTEWNSWNNITLGEQDGTIPTLYSVSMLDASFGWAVGADGVILVYDSIEWAGSLNLAPNTLRSVAVVSATDAWAVGDNGLIMRWTGVEWEEVSSPTNTNLYSVFMFNETDGWAVGGQSGTGTVLHWDGTNWTRWTEIALYHPLMTNGEMGDSPEDAFVDSVNATMYSVFVCDTGEGWAAGESGMTLSFNGTIWIGASNEASTATLRGIAVVNPTYMGSESKGYAVGDGGVILGWEGHQWIPEFSAIMILPVLFAVGTLALYTKLRSHKQTEK is encoded by the coding sequence ATGCGGCTTTTAAAAATTGCCCCCTTAGTGGCTCTTTTCTTTCTGATAACTGCGCCAATAGCTTGTGCACAACAAACCGACCAAACGATTGTAGCAAGTCCAACAGCTCAAAACCTGAACGCAATCACCCCCGGCGGCATGTACAACATGTCTCTTGCTTGGGCAGTCGGCGACGACGGAACAATAATTCACTGGGACGGAGACCAAACATGGGAACTATCAACTAGTCCCACCACAGCCAACCTGTATTCGGTTTCGATGTCAGATCCTTTGGATGCTTGGGCGGTAGGCGGAGAAAGCGACGGCACGGGAGTGATAATTCGGTGGAATGGAACAGAATGGAACAGTTGGAACAACATAACACTGGGCGAACAAGACGGCACGATTCCAACATTGTACAGTGTAAGCATGCTTGACGCTTCGTTCGGCTGGGCAGTAGGCGCAGACGGAGTAATCCTAGTTTATGACAGCATCGAATGGGCAGGCTCCCTAAACCTCGCGCCAAACACTCTACGTTCAGTAGCGGTAGTGAGCGCCACAGACGCGTGGGCAGTAGGTGACAACGGATTAATAATGCGCTGGACAGGCGTCGAATGGGAAGAAGTATCCAGCCCAACAAACACTAACCTGTACTCAGTTTTCATGTTCAATGAAACGGATGGTTGGGCAGTAGGCGGACAATCTGGCACAGGAACAGTGTTGCATTGGGACGGCACAAACTGGACTCGTTGGACCGAAATAGCACTTTATCACCCACTAATGACAAATGGGGAAATGGGCGACAGCCCAGAAGATGCCTTCGTAGATTCAGTTAACGCAACCATGTACTCGGTGTTTGTATGTGACACTGGTGAAGGCTGGGCAGCAGGCGAATCAGGCATGACATTAAGCTTTAACGGAACGATATGGATCGGCGCAAGCAACGAAGCCTCAACCGCCACCCTCAGAGGCATCGCCGTGGTGAATCCAACGTACATGGGCTCTGAATCTAAAGGCTACGCTGTAGGTGACGGCGGCGTTATTCTCGGCTGGGAAGGCCACCAGTGGATACCAGAGTTTTCAGCCATCATGATTCTGCCGGTGCTCTTCGCCGTAGGTACGCTGGCCCTCTACACTAAACTGCGTTCGCATAAACAGACAGAAAAGTAA